A single Pseudomonas sp. DC1.2 DNA region contains:
- the yjgA gene encoding ribosome biogenesis factor YjgA, protein MVDSYDDSLDTGEKSKTQVKRELHALVDLGERLTTLKPDLLAKLPLTDALRRALADAPKHTANIARKRHLMFIGKLMRDQDTDAILTLLDQLDASTRQYNERFHGLERWRDRLIAGDDAVLEKFVVDYPEADRQQLRSLIRQAQHELAQNKPPASSRKMFKYIRELDETQRGLR, encoded by the coding sequence ATGGTTGATTCTTACGACGACTCCCTCGATACGGGAGAAAAAAGCAAAACCCAGGTTAAACGCGAGCTGCATGCTCTGGTTGACCTTGGCGAGCGCCTTACAACACTCAAGCCTGACTTGCTGGCAAAACTGCCGTTGACCGACGCTTTGCGCCGGGCTCTGGCCGATGCGCCCAAGCACACCGCGAATATCGCGCGTAAACGGCACCTTATGTTCATCGGCAAATTGATGCGCGATCAGGACACTGACGCCATCCTGACGTTGCTGGATCAACTTGATGCCTCCACGCGGCAGTACAACGAACGTTTTCATGGCTTGGAACGCTGGCGCGATCGCTTGATCGCAGGCGACGACGCGGTCCTGGAAAAATTCGTGGTCGATTACCCGGAAGCTGATCGTCAACAATTGCGCTCCCTGATCCGTCAGGCCCAGCACGAACTGGCGCAAAACAAGCCACCGGCATCGAGCCGTAAAATGTTCAAGTACATCCGTGAGCTGGACGAGACGCAACGCGGTCTGCGTTGA
- the pmbA gene encoding metalloprotease PmbA yields MSAVESVGPQALPALQEQVEQIIAEAKRQGASACEVAVSLEQGLSTSVRQREVETVEFNRDQGFGITLYVGQRKGSASTSASGPEAIRETVAAALAIAKHTSEDEASGLADAALMAKDLKDFDLFHQWDISPEQAIEMALTCEAAAFATDSRIKNADGTTLSTHQGCRVYGNSHGFIGGYASTRHSLSCVMIAEADGQMQRDYWYDVSRQGELLADPVSIGQRAAQRAASRLGARPVPTCEVPVLFSAELAGGLFGSFLSAISGGSLYRKSSFLEGTLGQKLFPEWLTLDERPHLMRAMGSSAFDGDGLATYAKPFVERGELVSYILGTYSGRKLGMPSTANSGGVHNLFVTHGDEDQAALLRRMGRGLLVTELMGHGLNMVTGDYSRGAAGFWVENGEIQFAVQEVTIAGNMRDMFKQIVAVGNDLELRSNIRTGSVLIERMTVAGS; encoded by the coding sequence ATGAGTGCAGTTGAAAGCGTCGGCCCACAAGCGTTGCCGGCACTGCAAGAGCAAGTCGAGCAGATCATCGCTGAAGCCAAGCGCCAGGGCGCCAGTGCCTGCGAAGTTGCGGTGTCGCTGGAGCAGGGTTTGTCGACTTCGGTTCGCCAGCGTGAAGTCGAAACCGTCGAATTCAACCGTGATCAGGGCTTTGGCATCACGCTGTACGTCGGCCAGCGCAAAGGCTCGGCCAGCACATCGGCCAGCGGTCCTGAGGCGATTCGTGAAACGGTCGCCGCAGCTCTTGCGATTGCCAAGCACACCTCTGAAGACGAAGCTTCGGGCTTGGCTGACGCTGCGCTGATGGCCAAGGATCTCAAAGATTTTGACCTGTTCCATCAGTGGGACATTTCCCCCGAGCAAGCCATCGAAATGGCGCTGACTTGTGAAGCGGCGGCGTTTGCTACCGATAGCCGGATCAAAAACGCCGACGGCACTACCCTCAGCACTCACCAAGGTTGCCGTGTCTATGGCAACAGCCACGGGTTTATCGGTGGCTACGCATCGACCCGTCACAGCTTGAGCTGTGTGATGATCGCCGAGGCCGATGGCCAGATGCAGCGCGATTATTGGTATGACGTGAGCCGTCAGGGAGAGTTGTTGGCCGACCCGGTCAGTATTGGCCAGCGTGCTGCACAACGGGCGGCGAGCCGTTTGGGCGCTCGTCCGGTGCCGACCTGTGAAGTGCCGGTGCTATTTTCGGCTGAGCTGGCCGGTGGTTTATTCGGTAGCTTTCTGTCGGCGATTTCCGGCGGTAGCCTGTATCGCAAATCCTCGTTCCTTGAGGGAACGCTGGGTCAGAAGCTGTTTCCAGAGTGGTTGACCCTCGATGAACGCCCGCACTTGATGCGAGCCATGGGCAGCTCCGCGTTCGACGGTGATGGTTTGGCGACCTATGCCAAACCGTTCGTCGAGAGGGGTGAGTTGGTGTCCTATATTTTGGGCACTTACTCCGGTCGCAAGCTGGGGATGCCAAGCACTGCAAACTCAGGTGGCGTGCATAACTTGTTCGTGACCCATGGCGATGAAGATCAGGCTGCCTTGCTGCGGCGCATGGGACGTGGTCTGCTGGTCACCGAATTGATGGGGCATGGCCTTAACATGGTGACCGGTGATTACTCCCGTGGCGCGGCGGGTTTTTGGGTCGAGAACGGCGAGATCCAGTTCGCGGTCCAGGAGGTGACGATCGCGGGCAACATGCGCGACATGTTCAAACAGATTGTA